One part of the Acidobacteriota bacterium genome encodes these proteins:
- a CDS encoding 50S ribosomal protein L9, whose product MEVILKEDVPKLGNRGDVIKVAEGYGRNFLLPHKLAIEANAANKAVIAQMKAAAVRRSAKEKSEAESLAKQFDGLEVSFTRKSGENDQLFGSVTSGDIADALEKKSFHIDRRKIQVHEPLKTVGEFTIPIKLHKDVTTHLKVVIGKEAAE is encoded by the coding sequence ATGGAAGTCATCCTGAAAGAAGACGTGCCCAAGCTGGGCAATCGCGGCGACGTAATCAAGGTCGCCGAAGGTTATGGACGGAATTTTCTGCTTCCGCACAAGCTGGCGATCGAAGCGAACGCCGCCAACAAGGCAGTCATCGCCCAGATGAAGGCTGCTGCTGTGCGCCGCTCGGCTAAGGAAAAATCAGAGGCCGAATCACTCGCCAAGCAGTTTGACGGGCTCGAGGTTTCGTTCACGCGCAAGTCGGGCGAGAATGATCAACTCTTCGGGTCGGTCACGTCGGGAGACATCGCGGACGCGCTGGAGAAGAAGAGCTTCCACATCGACCGTCGCAAGATCCAAGTGCACGAACCGTTGAAGACGGTTGGTGAATTCACCATTCCGATCAAACTGCACAAGGACGTGACCACGCACCTGAAAGTTGTGATCGGGAAAGAAGCCGCAGAGTAG
- a CDS encoding 30S ribosomal protein S18: MAEETKAPSSDSRPERSGGDRPDRGGPRGPRPGGGPGGSREGGRKYFRRKKVCKFCTEKIESINYKDVRLLAGFVAESGKIVPRRLTGVCTRHQRRLSAAIKQARNIALLPFAGRAQ; the protein is encoded by the coding sequence ATGGCAGAGGAAACGAAAGCACCATCAAGCGATTCGCGCCCGGAACGAAGCGGCGGCGATCGGCCGGATCGTGGCGGTCCGCGTGGCCCGCGTCCGGGCGGCGGTCCCGGCGGTTCTCGCGAAGGCGGTCGCAAGTATTTTCGGCGCAAGAAGGTCTGCAAGTTCTGCACCGAGAAGATTGAATCGATCAACTACAAGGACGTCCGGCTACTGGCAGGGTTTGTTGCCGAGAGCGGAAAGATTGTTCCGCGCCGCCTGACGGGCGTTTGTACGCGGCACCAGCGCAGGCTGTCCGCCGCCATCAAGCAGGCTCGCAATATCGCGCTGCTGCCATTTGCAGGACGCGCACAGTAA
- the rpsF gene encoding 30S ribosomal protein S6 has translation MNRTYELMFIVRPDMVEDDLNKLLSTLEASVASAHGTMKSEVWGKRRLAYSVRRFNDGIFVLLLLEGTGAMVHELERRLRVTEPVIKFLTVRTDEELKRLDKVKKLRDSKKKASAAPPVPAAAPAPPAPEAGTEPAPAAV, from the coding sequence ATGAATCGTACTTATGAACTGATGTTTATTGTTCGTCCTGACATGGTGGAAGACGACCTGAACAAGCTCCTTTCCACATTGGAAGCGTCGGTTGCTTCGGCACACGGGACGATGAAGAGCGAAGTCTGGGGCAAGCGTCGGCTGGCCTACAGCGTGCGGCGGTTCAACGACGGAATTTTCGTCCTGCTGTTGCTGGAAGGCACGGGTGCGATGGTTCACGAACTGGAACGGCGCCTGCGCGTAACAGAACCCGTGATCAAGTTCCTGACGGTTCGCACCGACGAAGAATTGAAGCGCCTGGACAAGGTCAAGAAGCTTCGGGATTCGAAGAAGAAAGCCAGCGCGGCGCCCCCGGTTCCCGCGGCGGCTCCAGCGCCGCCTGCACCAGAAGCGGGCACGGAACCTGCGCCAGCGGCGGTTTAG